The Williamwhitmania sp. genome has a window encoding:
- the truA gene encoding tRNA pseudouridine(38-40) synthase TruA produces the protein MARFKLTLEYDGTKFRGWQYQPNQPTVMGRIMEACDIAFNTSKFELYGAGRTDAGVHAIAQVAHLEVNTQLPPRVIKLQLNDQLPSTINILHVEKVGSQFHARHDAVARSYVYQIATRRTAFGKNNCWWIKDKLNISAMTDAAEIMQGFNDYSSFGSSEDEEASTKVDVHWVRIYEVESSIIIHVVGSHFLWKMVRRMVGVLVEVGRGNLSIEQVKRLFTSYSALPAKVTAPPSGLYLERVYYSGDEIAEDPIWVLNLFNFS, from the coding sequence ATGGCTCGATTTAAGCTCACCTTGGAGTACGATGGCACTAAATTTAGAGGCTGGCAATACCAACCCAACCAACCTACTGTTATGGGACGAATTATGGAGGCCTGTGACATTGCCTTCAACACCAGTAAATTCGAACTCTATGGTGCTGGACGCACCGATGCGGGAGTTCATGCAATTGCACAGGTTGCCCACCTTGAAGTAAACACACAACTTCCCCCGAGGGTAATTAAGTTGCAGCTGAACGATCAGCTACCATCGACAATCAACATACTACACGTCGAAAAAGTAGGCAGCCAATTTCATGCCCGGCACGACGCTGTTGCTCGCAGCTACGTCTACCAAATAGCAACACGTAGAACAGCATTTGGAAAAAACAACTGCTGGTGGATTAAGGACAAGCTGAATATTTCGGCAATGACAGATGCCGCCGAAATTATGCAAGGATTCAACGACTATAGTTCATTTGGTTCGTCAGAGGACGAAGAGGCATCAACCAAGGTAGATGTGCATTGGGTAAGAATCTATGAGGTGGAAAGCTCAATTATCATTCATGTGGTAGGCTCCCATTTCCTATGGAAAATGGTTCGTCGAATGGTCGGAGTATTAGTTGAGGTTGGTCGTGGCAACCTTTCAATTGAGCAAGTAAAGAGGTTGTTCACATCATACTCCGCACTCCCAGCAAAAGTAACTGCTCCGCCTTCGGGACTTTACCTTGAGCGAGTTTACTACTCTGGCGATGAAATTGCAGAGGATCCAATTTGGGTTCTTAATCTATTTAATTTTTCCTAG
- a CDS encoding nitroreductase family protein, giving the protein MIKELVYRNRSYRRFFQQNPIAEETLLHLVDLARMSPSGRNLQPLKYAVVYDPEQNAQLFPFLAWAGYLNDWDGPIEGERPSAYIVMLEDSSIAEGFAHDQGIAAQSIMLGAVEAGLGGCILGSIKRKEIAELLHLPENLKPVLVLALGVPKEEVAVELLNNNGDVKYWRDGRQVHHVPKRSLEDIVVRYVKHN; this is encoded by the coding sequence ATGATTAAAGAACTTGTTTATAGAAACAGGAGCTATCGCCGTTTTTTTCAGCAGAACCCAATTGCTGAAGAAACCTTGCTTCATCTTGTCGATCTTGCCCGAATGTCTCCATCGGGTCGAAATTTACAACCGTTGAAGTATGCAGTTGTGTATGATCCAGAGCAGAATGCACAACTTTTCCCTTTTTTGGCTTGGGCTGGGTATTTGAATGATTGGGATGGACCGATTGAGGGAGAAAGGCCTTCTGCCTATATTGTTATGCTTGAGGATTCTTCAATTGCAGAGGGATTCGCACACGATCAAGGTATTGCCGCTCAAAGCATAATGCTTGGTGCTGTTGAGGCAGGTCTTGGGGGCTGCATTCTTGGTTCGATAAAGCGAAAGGAGATTGCTGAGCTTCTTCATCTTCCCGAAAATCTGAAGCCGGTTTTGGTTTTAGCGTTGGGCGTTCCCAAGGAGGAGGTTGCTGTTGAACTGCTCAACAACAACGGTGATGTTAAGTATTGGCGCGATGGCAGGCAGGTGCATCATGTACCAAAAAGGAGTTTAGAGGATATTGTTGTTCGTTATGTCAAGCACAATTAA
- a CDS encoding superoxide dismutase produces the protein MKHELPKLPYDFAALEPHISSKTFEFHYGKHHQAYVNNLNNLLPGSKFENADLETIVREADGGIFNNGAQVWNHTFYFMQFSPTPLSTPTGKLADAINQSFGSLSAIKEQFAKAGATLFGSGWAWLVVNKEGRLEIIQESNAGNPMRKGYKPILTCDVWEHAYYLDYQNRRPDYLQSFWNVVDWKVISQRF, from the coding sequence ATGAAGCACGAATTGCCGAAACTTCCTTACGATTTTGCTGCGTTGGAGCCGCATATCAGTAGTAAAACTTTTGAGTTTCACTATGGAAAGCATCATCAGGCTTATGTTAATAACCTCAACAACCTTCTTCCTGGGAGCAAGTTCGAAAATGCTGATTTGGAAACAATAGTTCGTGAGGCCGATGGTGGTATCTTCAACAATGGCGCGCAGGTATGGAACCACACCTTTTATTTCATGCAGTTTTCTCCAACACCATTGTCTACACCAACCGGCAAGTTGGCAGATGCTATAAATCAGTCGTTTGGCTCTCTTTCAGCCATTAAGGAGCAGTTTGCCAAAGCAGGTGCAACGCTATTTGGCTCTGGTTGGGCTTGGTTGGTTGTGAACAAGGAGGGGCGGTTGGAGATTATTCAGGAGTCCAATGCTGGAAACCCTATGCGGAAAGGGTATAAGCCAATCTTAACTTGCGATGTTTGGGAGCACGCTTACTACCTCGATTACCAGAATAGGCGACCCGATTACCTACAATCATTTTGGAATGTTGTAGACTGGAAAGTTATTAGCCAAAGATTTTAG
- a CDS encoding superoxide dismutase codes for MAFELPKLPYAYVALEPHIDALTMEIHHTKHHGAYTNNLNAATQGTEMEKLPIDELLKNVSKFPVAVRNNGGGFYNHSLFWTILSPNGGGNPTGDIAKSIDKNFGSFGAFKEEFGKAAMSRFGSGWAWLVDVQGKLTIASTPNQDNPRMDVSEVKGYPILGLDVWEHAYYLKYQNRRNDYVAAFWNLINWDEVNRRYNSL; via the coding sequence ATGGCATTCGAATTACCAAAATTACCCTACGCTTACGTCGCACTGGAACCACACATTGATGCTTTAACAATGGAGATTCACCATACAAAGCATCATGGAGCTTATACCAACAACCTCAATGCAGCAACTCAGGGCACCGAAATGGAGAAGTTGCCCATAGATGAATTGCTGAAAAATGTATCAAAATTCCCGGTTGCCGTTCGAAATAATGGTGGTGGTTTCTACAACCACAGCCTATTTTGGACAATCCTATCTCCAAATGGAGGCGGTAATCCAACCGGCGATATTGCAAAATCCATTGACAAAAACTTTGGCTCCTTTGGTGCTTTTAAGGAGGAGTTTGGCAAGGCAGCTATGTCAAGATTCGGCTCTGGCTGGGCTTGGCTGGTTGACGTTCAAGGCAAGTTGACAATTGCTTCCACACCCAATCAGGACAACCCTAGAATGGATGTGTCCGAGGTAAAGGGATATCCAATTTTGGGACTTGATGTTTGGGAGCACGCTTACTACTTGAAATACCAAAATAGGAGAAACGATTATGTTGCTGCATTTTGGAACTTGATTAATTGGGACGAGGTAAATCGTAGATACAACAGCCTTTGA